A single Triticum dicoccoides isolate Atlit2015 ecotype Zavitan chromosome 2A, WEW_v2.0, whole genome shotgun sequence DNA region contains:
- the LOC119356854 gene encoding glycerol kinase-like: MAGKGKEEEVYVASIDQGTTSTRFIIYDRHASPVASHQLEFKQHYPEAGWVEHDPMEIMESVKVCMAKTLEKAAASGLNVDAGLKAIGITNQRETTVVWSKSTGLPLYNAIVWMDVRTSSICRRLESELSGGRTHFVETCGLPISTYFSALKLLWLMENVDAVKDAVRAGDALFGTIDTWLIWNLTGGIGGKDRDGKELVGQHVTDCSNAARTMLMNLKALDWDKPTLEALGIPAGILPKIISNSEKIGVVSSGFPLAGVSISGCLGDQHAAMLGQLCQKGEAKSTYGTGAFILLNTGEEVTQSTHGLLSTIAYKLGPDAPTNYALEGSIAIAGAAVQWLRDSLGIISSASEIEGLAESVQDSGGIYFVPAFNGLFAPWWRDDARGICIGITRFTNKGHIARAVLESMCFQVNDVLSSMHKDAGEAGEVKSAEGEFLLRVDGGATVNNLLMQIQADLLGSPVVRPADTETTALGAAYAAGLAAGVWTKEEIFAGLHKENTTVFRPKLDDAHRKKRGESWNKAVSRSFDLADLSL, encoded by the exons ATGGCGGggaaggggaaggaggaggaggtgtacgTGGCGTCGATCGACCAGGGGACGACCAGCACCAGGTTCATCATCTACGACCGCCACGCCAGCCCCGTCGCCTCCCACCAGCTCGAGTTCAAGCAGCACTACCCGGAGGCCGG ATGGGTTGAGCATGATCCTATGGAGATCATGGAGAGCGTGAAGGTCTGCATGGCAAAGACACTCGAAAAGGCTGCAGCTAGTGGACTTAATGTGGATGCTGGTTTGAAGGCCATTGGAATCACAAATCAGAGGGAGACTACCGTTGTGTGGAGCAAATCCACAGGCCTTCCGCTCTACAATGCAATTGTGTGGATGGATGTTCGCACTAGCTCTATCTGCAG GAGACTGGAAAGTGAGCTATCAGGTGGCAGAACCCACTTTGTGGAGACATGTGGTTTACCAATCAGTACCTACTTCAGTGCTCTGAAGTTATTATGGTTGATGGAGAATGTTGACGCTGTCAAGGATGCAGTCCGGGCTGgtgatgcattatttggcacaatcgACACCTGGTTGATCTGGAACCTCACTGGAGGCATTGGTGGGAAAGACCGTGATGGAAAGGAGTTAGTTGGGCAGCATGTCACAGACTGCTCGAACGCAGCACGCACAATGCTTATGAATCTAAAGGCACTTGACTGGGACAAGCCTACACTTGAGGCATTAGGCATTCCTGCCGGCATCTTGCCAAAGATTATCAGTAACTCGGAGAAAATTGGTGTGGTTTCCAGTGGGTTCCCTTTGGCTGGTGTTTCCATCTCAGGCTGTTTAGGAGATCAGCATGCTGCGATGCTTGGGCAGCTATGCCAGAAAGGTGAAGCAAAAAGCACCTACGGAACTGGTGCCTTCATCCTTCTCAACACAGGGGAGGAGGTCACACAGTCTACCCACGGTCTTCTTAgcactattgcttacaagcttggcCCAGATGCACCCACTAATTATGCTTTAGAAGGCTCAATTGCAATTGCTGGTGCAGCAGTTCAGTGGTTGAGGGACAGCCTTGGAATCATTTCCTCAGCATCAGAAATTGAAGGATTGGCTGAAAGTGTGCAAGATTCAGGTGGGATTTACTTTGTGCCAGCTTTCAATGGATTGTTCGCGCCATGGTGGAGGGATGACGCGAGGGGGATCTGTATCGGAATCACGAGGTTCACAAACAAGGGGCACATTGCTCGAGCAGTGCTCGAGAGTATGTGCTTTCAGGTGAATGATGTTCTCAGCTCCATGCATAAGGATGCTGGGGAGGCAGGAGAAGTCAAGAGTGCAGAAGGGGAATTCTTGCTGCGTGTCGATGGTGGTGCTACTGTTAACAACCTTCTCATGCAGATCCAG GCTGATTTGTTGGGCAGCCCTGTTGTCAGACCAGCCGACACCGAGACGACAGCCCTTGGAGCCGCATACGCAGCAGGATTAGCTGCCGGAGTCTGGACGAAGGAGGAGATATTCGCAGGCCTGCACAAGGAGAACACAACGGTTTTCCGCCCCAAGTTAGATGACGCACACAGGAAGAAGAGAGGAGAGTCCTGGAACAAGGCGGTTTCAAGATCATTTGACCTGGCTGACCTTTCTCTCTAG